The Leishmania panamensis strain MHOM/PA/94/PSC-1 chromosome 5 sequence genomic sequence ACACGGCACACTTGTGTGTCGACGTTGCGCTCGTGACGGCCGCACATGCGGCCATgactttctcctcctcctcctcctctccctccccctcggtGTCTGGGCCTGCACGACACTTGCCCATTGTTTCGTCGATGCTCCGTGCAGGTGCTGTTCTCGTTTGCCGTGTGGATTTTCCGCTTCCTCTGAATGTTGTTCCAGTCGACGTGTCGCCAGGCGGCCATCCCGGCTCCCGGCTTGTGAGGAGGCAAGCCTACCGACAGGCCACTTTGCCCGGAGGTTGTGAAGTGGGGTGGCGCTGTCTACGCAAACTGCGCAGCAAGGGGCCCCCGCCACTAAGCGTGGGCACACCCGCAGGAGGTGCAAAAAGGTGTCACGGCATGTCTTGCGAGCAGCGTAatctctgcgtgtgttctCTTCTACAAAAGAGATGTTGGAGTTCAGCTCGGCCAGGGTCCCGTCGGTGCTACTCCCGTCGCGGGTAGTGGGACGATGTCTGGTCCCGGCCAAAGGCTCGCTTAAAAGGTAAGCGAGacccgcggcggtggcgaaggcgcGGCGGCATTTGTCCTCCCCACATAGTGGCGGGGCGCTGAGGAAGCGCATTCCACTAGCCGGAGCTGCCAGCAACCCACATcaccttcttcccccccccccctccctccacctctgtctttctctctctccctcgccagTGGCGCGAAGTTCTGCGGAAGCGGTGTCTTTTGTATCCGTGCGGTGTTACGCCctgcgcttctccctcttgtgTTTGGCTTATCATCTTCTCAGTTTATCGTGTTCACTCCGCGTGACTCGCACGATTTTAATGGGCCATGTACATTAGCCGTGCGTTTgtgggtgtacgtgtgtgtagCCGTCTGCGTGACTGCACGTactccgctctctctctctctcttttccttctcctcttgtgAGGTTTGCAAGAGGCGATATGTCTGCCtcccacccacacatacacacaatcacacacacatatatatatacactGCACGGTGGACTGAACCGTGTATGACCATGATTGgctgcggtgtgtgcgtgtgtgtatgatGGCTTCTCCTTATGTCGTCGTTGTCACGGGtcgttgcctctctctctctccctgtgttGCTCGCTTTTCTCCGCGCTGTTGACGAGTGTGGCCAATCGACATGGTCGTTCTTGTCCCAGTGgatgtgggggaggggaggaaaggggtggagaggaggaggggaggggggtgctcGTAAAAGCGCAAACAgcggggaaaaggggggatgGGAATAGGTGATGGCggcgtggtggtgtgggCAACGCAGCGCTGGCAAACGTGTATGTCATTTAGATCACTCCACGATGCACGTCTTTGCCTCTCGCGCTGCCCACGCACGTATCGAACACCCTTAATCGTtactccccacccctctcctctcttctctctccgctgctcctcatCACGTGTCGTACGctgttctttcctctctgttgtgttctcctccttcagcggTGAGTCTCTGCAGAGATCGTGTTGAGTAGACATCATGGCATTTATGCCTTCAGTCCTtcacacacatgcacatcatctgcctgtgtgtgggtgtgtgtgcgtatccGCCAACTAGTAGTGAGGCACAGCGTGCGCTGATGAACAAGGGGAGGGAGTAGGAAAGTGAGcgaggcagacacacagacggcgcagcgtgGACGGAGAGACGGTGACGTTGATCATCCCTGCGTGCACCGTCACGTGTGCGGcacctcttttccctcccttctcgcaACTTGACCTCATTTCTTGTCTTCTccctgtgcatgtgtgtctcCGTGCACGGAGAGattaccccctcccccttccccatgGCTCCCCCCTTCGCCCTCACACACattcctcccttccctccatCCGTCTCCCCTTGGCGTCCCATACGCCCATCGTCGTGCTTACCCCAACTCCTGCTCGCGTGTAACGCGCTTCATGCGCTCGCCAAGCACACGCGAGGAAGATAACGAAGGGAGCATTGCCGGTGTGCGCTGTCCACGAAGGACACCAGAGAAAGGTGGAAGGCGGCTGAACACGACACTCGAACGGAGTcggaaacacacacatacacacaaccCTCCTCGCATTTTTTCGCCGCATGTCGTACGCATCCACCGCCATCAAGCGACTCAGCAACGAGTACCGCCACCTGCAAAAACCTGAGAACCGCGTCCGTGAGTTCtacgccgcgccgctggagGCGAACATTTTTGAATGGCACTTCACGCTGCGTGGCCCAGGTGGGGATGACAACTCGCTGCCGTACAAGGACGGCATCTACCACGGTGCCCTCatcttctcccgctcctACCCGCTGGAGCCGCCAGAcatcctcttcttcacccgCAGCGGCCGCTTCGCCGTGCACGAGAAAATTTGCTCAACAATTAGCAGCTACCACAAGGAGCTGTGGCAGCCGACGTACGACATCGCACTCACCATGACGGCCCTGCACCATTTCATGGCCCAGGAGGACGAGTTCGGCGTTGGTGCCTTTCCAAAAGGGATGGTGGCGGTCGACATCAAAGAGGCGTGGGCCAAGGAGACGTGGTCGTTCAAGTGCAGCACATGTGGGGCAACAACGAGGGACGTGTGGGAGACAGAGATGAAGATGTACCCAGAAATCTCGCCAGAGAAAGCGGCCCAGGTGCCGAAGCTTCCACCCACAGCAACGACCAAAGCCGCAAGCGCCACTGCGAATTCCGAGAACACAAAAGTGCAGCAAGCCGCCCCCGAGTCAACGCCGTCGTCCTCATCGACCCTGTTGCCGTCTCTCGCTACCGCGGATGCGACTGAGACAACCGCTCAAGCCGAGGGCACGCGATCCTCGCCGCTCATGGCACTATCGGCAccaacgccaccgccaccagaCGCAACGgccactccccctcctgaCGCTTTCGACGCCCTCCACGGCACtggcacctccgcctcccgaATCTCACCGCGAAGGGATCCGCACGCCACcgctcccgcagcagcgacagtggaTGCCAATGCACTCCAGTCAACCACACCACCCGTTCATGACCCATCGCACATTCTCAGTCCAGCGGCGCACCAacacgaggagagagacgcctcAGCGGCCACGAAAGAGGCGATAAGCGAAGGCGATGACGCGCTTGGCTACTTCACCGACGTGAGTCCTGCTCGAGTCGTGCGAGTGCCGATGATGACCGcatcatcgccaccaccaccaccagagcCTGACCACCCCTATGACACGCGTCTCGAGTCCCTAGTGCACGAGGACCTCCAAGCTGAAGCGGACGCGACATCACCGGTGACAGCCGGTGTGGCAAATGATGCCgttgcgccgccgcaactTGCGCAGCGCGTCGTCTTGGGCGTGGATGCCATGGAAGTGTCGATACCACTACGCACTCTCGATCGCGCTATCGTCGCCAGCCTTCTCCTTGTTGTGCTGATCCTGCTGCGTCGTGGTCTCTGCTGGTTGCTGAGGTAACATGGTGGAGGtcggggaggcggtggcggtgggaggagggtggtaagtaggcagcgctgcaacgcACTCCATAGTCAAGACTGTTGCTGCAGTCCTGGGTATAATTTGCGCGGAGTATACCCCGATCACACTGGGGTACATCGAAGGTCAGGGCGACAAGGCCACCCCCCACGCACCCGGCCCACATTCTCCTAGTCGTGTCTCTGCTTTTttttggaggggggggcgtctAGGTAAAGGTGCCTCTTGTGTgatgaagagaaggggaggcggggagggccctgcgcccctctcttttcgccatcccctcccccctcccttctgtGTGGGCGCGCGCCTTTAACCCTCAGCCGCTCGGCTAATGTGGGTGCATCCCCGCCTCTGCGTCTGCGCATGGAAGCGCGTATTTCAGTCAGTGCCTCCCTCACGTGCTCTTTGTGCTTCGCTCGCTCCCTTGCTCGCTCATCACGCTTCCATCGGAGTGTGGCTATACAGCCCACCCCATCATCCATCGGCTCACTCCTCCATGAACgccctccagctcctctccATGCCAAGGCCcaccccccatcccccccaaaaaatCACACATGCTATGCGGAACCACGCGTGCTCATGCTGTTTGGTAAGGCGGGAAGTgcgtggggagagagagagagcggtgcgACGTCGCGCTCTCACGGTATGGCAGtgacacacactcacacgaAGACAGTGGGAAAGGTAAGACGGTGGTAGACACACAGCGTGTGCCTACCGTCCTCTCGTAGAAAGCGGGTGCGTAGTTCGtccgccatcaccaccacctccacgtCGTtccggcctcctcctctcgccgtctgagcctcccccctccctttcctcaaAATGCCCGTCCTTTATCTTTGCGTCCTCATcccgcaccttctcccttcccccctgcCCCGCCTCTCTGAGGAGCTTTCTTCAGTTTTATCCCTGTGAGCGGGTGCCTTGACATACGCACTCGTCAATCACTTTCTCCCACACGGATACGCACGAGCTTCACAGAGCCGGCGGCAATGACAAGGATGGAGGTCGCTGGCAGCCCATCAGCGACTCCCTTCTCATTCccggcacacgcacgtgtgaAAACTCGGATGCGCGAGCAGGTGCCGTCTCGGATGGCTGACATGGCAATGGAGGCATGGTGTGACGGTGTCCAGCGCCTCACGCAAGAGTACTTCTCCAGTCTTGGTGAGCTTGCGGTGGCCCAGCTGGGTCTCCGTGCTCCCGGTAGACAAGGCCAATGCAACGGCAGTAGCACCGCAGAAAAGCGCGCAATGATGGGCAAGCTGCGAAGCGACCACCACGACGACTCGGAGCTGGATGTGCAAGCGACAGATATTGAGGCAGCAgagatggcgctgctccagcagtTGTGGGCGCATCATCAGCTTCAGCAGAAGCGCCAGAGAACAGTAAAGGCGGATGACGGTGCTGAAAAGAAGGACTGCTCGAGCGGCGCATCACAGGGCAGGTCATCGACAGCGGGGGCAGTAGCAGGACCGGCCTTTACGGCACCTGATGCCACTTCTttcacccaccccccatcctcctccgcagcagcgccagcagctcagGACGCTGCACCTGATGTCGCATGCGACACGGCGGGGAATGCGCCTTTGaagacacagcagcacccgACGTCTGAGCCCGCTGCTCGCATTCCTGAAGAGTTGGTAGGGCTCTTTCGCACAGCGCAGGCTCTGCGCTCTGCCATGTCGAACCGCACcaggccaccgccgcgggcAACTCCATCCAATGAGGCTGCAGAAGGAGACAACCCCGTCGACGCCACGGCAGACTCTCTGTCTCGAGCGCCAGTGGtgctgagcgaggaggagaatgcGGAGGCTGCCGCGTTGGCGCTCCTGTGCTTTCGCTACTTCTACGACCCAAACTCAACCACGGcaccgccggtgccgccCGGCGCCTCTCCTGCCTCACCCACACCGTGCCACGGGCAACCGCCACGGCCCTCCTGTATGTATGAACAGCTGACCGGCGTCACTATAGGGCCACAGAAGCGCGAGCGCCACGCGGCACCCCTTCCGCGCATCGCCCTTACATCGCCAGAACGGCCCCCGCACGCATGCAAGAGCACCGATGCGTCGTCCCCCACGTCCCTGAGCAGTCCTGCGGCGTGGCGGAAGCTCATTGCGAAGGCCGGCACCCTGGAGCGCGCCCAGCAacaacagctgctgctgcagagcgaCTTCTCCTTTGGCTTTCCCCCAcacagcgcctccgcggagaaggcgagtTTGGGAGGCAAAAGCGGCAACacccgcggcgccgctgggcACAAAAAATCGGtcccgttgccgctgctgaactCGCACGCATCCCCCACGCCGGCAGGCGAGCGTCTGCCTTCCGccgcagccccctccccgctgccaccacccaccaccacagcagcagcagcgagcacgcCGCATGTTGGTGAGCAACACCTGATACTCCCCGCTCTGGCCCCCGGTACTACCGTGGCTCGGAGCAGCATCACCACCTCGACAGtcccagcaacagcaacagcagcgtcacTGCAGATGCACAGCAATGGCACTAACAAGACAGCACGCAGAGGCCGCAGcgggcaccgccgctgcgcttcgcAGCTCCTGCCCGGGTCTGTGGTCCTGCCACCGAACTACAGTGGCGCTCACGGCGAGAAACTCACAACAGCGCAGCTAGAGCAACTGGTGACGAGTGTTTCACAGGAtggcgcggtggcgcaggctgATGCAAAGCGCCAGTACGACGCCGCGgatgccgcggcagcggagctCTATCGTCTCCAGCAGGCTGTGGCAtgtgtgctgctggagaatatacagctggagaaggacaTTTCCACCCTGACGGTCACGTCGCACGCATGCGTGGCGGGAGATGAAGATAGCGATGCGGACGAAGCCGGCTGGGACACAAATGCCCCTGCAGGAATGAGGGGGTGGCACCGCAGTGACAGGGTCGACTCGTACGGCGGCTGCCAGAGCGGCACTAACAAGAGCGGTGTCCGCACTAGGCCAGTGTCGTACTCCTCTACTTCGATCTTTTCCCCAGCCTCCACAGCCCACCCCTTTCCAGGGAAGCGTAAGCGGCAGCTCATtctgccacctccgccgaTGCCACTTCCACATTCCAAGACTGCACTCGTCCCTGTCTCGCTCCTTCTGGGCGCGACAGGGACAAAgaaggcagcgccgccgatttcagcagcagtggcacagCCACGGCCTTGGCGAGAGGAAAGCGCGCGTGCGGAAAGTACAAAGCTGAGCCCAAAGAGCTCCCGCCAGAACAAGCCACGCCCCGCTGCGCctgccatcgccgctgtggcagagGGGGTAACAGCGGCGGGCGGTGAGCAGGACCCACACACAATCCTGCAGGAGCTTCGCACTGCCATCGCGAGTCgtgaggcggagaaggcgcagaCGCTCGCTGAGATCGATGCCCTCTCCAGCCGCGTCACCCGCCACGACACGCTCTTGCACGCCGTGGCGGAGTACTGGCGACGCAACGCTGCCGTGATGAAGCGTCAGCACTTTGCTGTGCAGTCGCAGCCGAAACAGTCCACATCGTCGGAGAACATAACCCGGCTTGGCGATGGTGATGATAGGTGCAGCTCCGGGAACGCCGTTGATGCCACCACGCCATCGTACCTCTGCAGTGCCTCCAGTGGAACACACGACGCTGTCACTCAAACCAGCAGCAGGGCTCATTCCACCCCAGACCACAAACATAGCCACAGCATccccatcaccgccgccacgagcCCGTCCGGACAGATGGCGAACCTGGACGAAtcaccgtcgcagctgcagcgcgccctCGCGCAGATGGAGCCCATCTCGCCAACcccgctcagcagcagcccttcCTTCGACCTGCACACCACCTCGTCCGTAGCAGGCTCAcgctcgccaccgctgctgatggagaTGCTAGCCCAACGGCAGATCATTCCCCCGCGCCGACGAGTACAGGAAAGTGAGTCGGCGGTGAATAAATCAAGCGCCATGAGCGCCGCTCTCAGTGGTGCAactggcgctgcagtcgAGGCTGAGAACATGCCGGTACGAGTTGAGATGGGCGTTCACATAACTCCGGCGACGGAGGACGAGTGCGGTGGCAGGTCCCACCGCAAGGTGGTCGCGCCGCCTCGAGAGGATCCCGCggtcgctggtgctgcagccgccccATCTTCGATCCTCACGgacaccagcaccaccgccacgacgTTCCTCGAATCCCCAGACATCGCTTCTGACACGATGGGCTGGCCACTGAGTGgctctgccgccgtcgctgttggAACGCCACCAGCACTGAAGCAGAAGTGCTGCAAGACCGGATATGGGCATTCTGTATCGGCGGTGACAGTGAACCTGTTCAGCGGCAGCCCCCATGTCTCTCCAGGCAACCTACTTGCATCTTCACCGGCCttcacccacacgcacgacGGAGAGGCGGGAAAAGGCGACGACAGCTTCCCAACCACCCCTCTGCACCCCAgtcgcagcaccaccgcacacAACAGCCGCAACTACCCCATCAGTGGCACGCGGCGCGAGGACGAAGACGTTCTGGATCGCGGATCGTGGCGCATCATACCGGCCCTTCAGCTGGAGAACGTGGACGAAATTGCGGAGTTCATCTATAGCGTCTTCGAGCGACCGTAGGATGTCTCTTGCATCAATGCTGAAGACACAGAGAAAGGATATGCACTGCACACCGACCCatccgccctccctccctcccccccccccatgcagacacacacacacaaggctgGCGAAGCCCCATTTGTGTGGTGCTTCAATAATGTACGCATATTCATCGTTTTCCGCTGCCATATGGGAGGATGAGGGTTACTgtcggcacacacgcacgcagagatgGCCGTTGATGTTGCTGCCATGCCTTTCGGTTGTTCTTGTTCTCATGTACAGTTAGGTAGAGAAGTCAAATCTATCACCGACCGTGATCGTAGTAGGATAACGGCAACAACAATCCTGTCCACGTATCCCATACCCCCGTGACCAACTacgcatccacacacacacacacatacaatTGTTTGTCGAAGTGCTTTATTCTTATCTTGCGCTCTCTTGGTATGACGGTAAATGCACGCATCACCTACCGTggcccttcctctccccctccctcccacacgcGCGTAAGCAAGCGCACTCACGCTGGCTGCCTGTCGTTTGCTTTCGCGGAGCGTTTCTTTCATTGGGCCTTTCGCCTCTCCTTACTTGGCGGTGTCACTCTCGAGGTGGGCAGTGTTTTGTCAGCGCGcgcatcgtcgtcgttgtcgtctctctccctccccctctcatcGCAGAGGTGTTTTGCCCCTTTGTGGAGAATCTCGGCTGCTTCGTCCGGGCAGCCCGCGGCCCCTGCGTgcgggtatgtgtgtgggggcgTGGTagctctccttccttcacGCTGAGGAGGCCGCTAACTGGCTTTACTATCTTGTCTGTGAGCTCCAGCCAGCCCCCATCGTGGCAGCCACCGGGGAAACATCATGGGCAAGCGAAGGCCCAGGTCCTGCACTTTTGTGGAATGCAtcaagaggaaaaacagcagcgccgtaaGGGCGGAAGGGCGGAGtcagcctcccccccctcccctccctaccCGACGGCGTCCGACACGTTTGCGACGTCGCCCATAACAAGTCCGAAGACGGTCCCGGGACTCCTCTGTAgttgcctttcctctcctcttccccctccctccacccccacctcgctctcttcctcggaTTTCACACGCGCACGTATAGACCTACGGAAAAGAGAACGGGCGTCTGCGCCTTTCCTCAGCAAAGACGACGCGGCGTACAAACGCGCCCTTTTCGCTTCCAATGCGAGCCCAGTCCCTGggggcgcggcggcgaggccacACGCTGGGCCGCAGAGAGGAATCTCCACTTTGGCACAGCCTGCTGAAGCGGTGCCTACCCTGTCTTAACCTACGATGGACGCGCCCGCGCACAATGAGGCGCATCCTCATGGGCATTCTGATCTCTCTCATTGCCACCCTCATCTCCTTGATTGGTCTTCTGGCGTACCTCGTGTGGatgagcagcgacagcaacacCCCACTCGAACCTGCCCCGGCGAAGTCGACGCACGCGCCTGGGATGATGCCCGAGGTGGGTGTGCAGAGCCCCTTTACCGAAAACGCCGTCAACGACGCCGCTCTCCgggagcgggaggaggcgatggtgcggAAGTGGAGAGACAACGGCTTTCGCCCCACCTATTGGGAGGTCGAGCGCCGCACCCTGCCGCGGCTCACGAAGAAGGCTTTGGAGTCGTGGTTTGAGCACGGAAGCCGTACGCCAGTGGATGTCGCCGAGGATGTGCTGACGGCGCATGCCTGGGACGCTgtcgacagcgacgacgcagaCGCCGATTTCTTCGATAGCCTCGCCTTTCTCTACccaccagcgcagcagagacggTACTACCGCGCGGCGATGGACGCGATTCTGCGCTACGGCCCTCGCATCGGAGGCACGAAGCGCGACGCCCTTCTCCATCACCTCGTTGACGAAGGACTCGGACGTCGACGGTTcgacgcagcacagcacgcCTACcatccagcgccgccgcacctcAGTCCCCGTGGACAGGaactgctggagaaggcggccaCCTCGTGGCCAGGTGCACCGCacctcaccgccgcgccgcaggATGAGGCTGTGGGCCGTGAGCCTGGATGGCGGTGGTCGCTGAGCTGGGACAACTTCACGGCCGAAATTCCAATACGCATCGAAGGAAAGTCGCGCGTCGAGATGCAAAACCTCGTCTTTCAGTTCCCCGGCGGGTCTCAATTCCGACGCAAGCAGGCCGCAGCCGCAACTGGCTCGAAGGACCCAGTCGACGAGTTCGTCGGCGCCGTACCAAACCGCCGGCGCACCCGCGCTGACGATCGCAAAGACGTACTCGAAGCTGAATACCACCCAGCCGACATGACCGGAGAAACCGTGTACTCGCAGGAGAACTTCCTGCGGCAGGCACAAGACGGCATCCCGCTTTACCCCCGTCCTGCTTTGGAGCGCGGGGTGCCTGGCACACGGGTCGTTCTGTCCCCGGATGCGAAGGGAGAGCGGGTGCCGCTGAAGCCGAGTCTGTCCGCGCGGGCCGCCGAaccggcgacgcagcagcccaTGAAGCACGTTGTCCTTGCCGCGCACTGGGATTCAAAGTACTTCGCAGacttccccttcctcgctgcctgTGACTCTGCCATACCGGTGGTATTTCTCCTGCGGATCATCAAGAACATCGCTGTTTTGACCGATGCGGCGGAGGCACTGACGGAGTCATACAAGGCCCAGCGGACCAGTGCAGcgggcggcgacgcagcctCCGTGATTCCCGGGCTCACGAGCACTTTCCGCAACTCCACAACGGTGACTGAAGTGCGAGAGCGCCTGGTGTCGCTTCTCTCACCAGCCCATCATGCACTCTTGTACCAGTACTTCTTCGCGCGCCCCTACAGCGTCGGTGACGAGCAACAAAACTTTGCTTCTGAGCATATGCAAAACCATCCAACAAAGGCCCAAGTAGACGTACGCATGTGGCTGGACTgggtgcagcacctccccaTCATCTCCGTCATTCTCTtcgacggcgaggaggcgtaCAAACACTGGGCCAGGGACGACAACACGTATGGGTCGCGGCACCTAGcacggcagtggcgcagcacccccTCCGTGATGCGGACGCGTTACTCTGATGGCCCGCAGTCCCTCTACGACTCCGTCGACCTCTTTGCCCTCTACGATCTTATGGGGCCGGCAGGGACGACGTTTAAGAATACGTACCCGACGCAGAGCGGCATCTTCTAcgcggagctggcgcagcgcgagACGGAACTTCGCCGCCGAGCGATGAGGTACAGCTCGGCCATCTCCGCAGAACTCCTGTGGCGGTACCACGAGGCCAGCGCATTGCCGCAGGCCGAGGCGCGTGTGAAGGCCGACTcctttctccgcctccttggcCCCTCGCCACATGCGGCAGTCGCAGCCATCAACGCTGCCTACAGGCGACGGCTGCTGGCCAACAACGAATCGCGCCCGTCAGTGGTGTCGCTTCCGCGGTCGTGGCTAATGTACGGTGCGCCGCACGAGATGCTCACGCTGCACAGCGTCGCTCGCACCCTCCACGACGTCAGGTCCATAGAGCACTTTGAGGATCTGCGAGTATACAACAGGCTGAGTCGGGAGGTTGCCGCCGAGAGTGACTTCAATGCGGAAGAGTACTTGAACATCGTCAACCACAacgtcttcttctccccGTCTCACCAGGAAGACgtgcgccgcagccgcgaCACCTTCGTCGTTGAAGATGACCACAAGCACTGGCTGGACACGCAGCGTGTTCTGCATCTTATTCCCGTCCCATTCCCCAAGTCGTGGCACACGGAGAaggacgacggcagcgacgtaCACGATGGAACGACGACGGATTTGGCGGGGTTGTTGTGGTCTACGGTGCTGGAGCTCGGCGATTACTGGACGCGTAAAGAATGAATGAGGCGCCGGATGAAAGAGGCGGAAGCGGCGAGGAGTGGCGTGGGAAATTTTGGGGTGCACAAATGGGGAGGGAGCACGAGGAACCCCACTCCGGTGGCACTAGGAGATGGGGCTGTACGCCTCCGCTCATGCATGCCAATGCTACCTCACAGCGCCTGTgcgttcgtgtgtgcgtgtgcgtgtgcgagtcACCGCGCGCTCTTCTGGTGGCGGCTCGCATTTGGGGTTCgtcttgttttcttctccgtaCTAcgccctccccgcccccctcctcaatCCCCActtcacccccaccccgtaTCTACGTGTCTATGTGTATCAAGGAGGTGCAAACTTGACCTTGTCTTCTGTtgtccaccgcctccgcgtcgccacctccgtgcgtgtgggtgtgggtgcggaCTCTGCACGACGCTATCAcctttttcccttcgtcTCTTCTCTGCATCCCTAatggcggggagggggacacacCCTAGCGCGTGGTATCCAGAGCCCAGCACCCCACGCTGGGTAGGGGGGGCGAACCAAGTCGCACCCCTACTCCTGCCCACACCGAACCACTTCTAGTGGCGACAGGGCCAGGCACCTACAGCGTGGGGATGTCGGAGCGGCATGCGACAAGGGGCACACCTGTGCCATCTACATGGCGGGCAGAGTATCAGGATGGCTTCAACGCACCTCACCCGGCGCCCACCACTTACGGATGgggatgggcagagtgtgaGGGAGGGGTCGTGCTCAGGCGGCTGAGTTGGCGCCTTCGGGCAAAACGCGTCTTCCGCAACCCCGCAGCACACGATGAGGCCTGGGAGGGTCCAGGGTGGAGCGGGGAATGGATGCCTTGGAATGgagaaacaagagaagaacagTTCTGCACGTtggtacacacacacacacttccgTGTCACAGTCGTGCCatcgacccccccccctctccctccctcccgtgCGCCGCTGTTTGGTACCGGTGTGGGCAGGTATGggcgtgtgcctctgtgtgctcctcctccactccctccctccttccctctctccctcacatacgcgcgcacacacgtgctgtgcgtgtctgcgtgtgtgtgtgtcctgtACCACCAAACATACCTGCGGGATATCGTAAGTGACAGCTACTTTTTCATTCTTCGTACATCTCtcagcctcctcccccccccttctcttcgacCGACCCCCCTTCCATCATACTAACCCCTCAGGCAgctccctcctcgctcttACTGTGACTCAAGATGTCGCACAATGCGCTTTACGTCACCCCTCGTGCGGTGCCGTACTGCACGTTGGCCATCGCCAACGCCTTCAAGGACCTGACCCCAAAGCAGCGCCACTACGCCCATCACATGATGGTGGCGGGGTGGTGCGGCACCCCGGTGGTGGCCGAGCAGCTGAGTCCCGAGTCTCTGCCGCTTCTACGTCTCTTCTTCCAAGTGCTGAGTGCACAGCCGCTGGACACCTTCAAGTCGAACAGCACTAACGCCGGCGTCGACCCCAATGAGGTGAGTCAGTTCCTGGAGTACTTCGCGATGGTCTACTCGAACATGGGCAACTACACGTCCTTTGGCGACACCAAGTTCATTCCATCGATTGCGAAGGAAACCTTTGCGAAGATCGTGACCAGTGCGGAGGGCTCCCCAGCGGTGGAtacgcagctgctggacgcAATCTACGACCTGGAGGATGGCAAACTGACACTGGACTTCCCTCCCA encodes the following:
- a CDS encoding ubiquitin-conjugating enzyme, putative (TriTrypDB/GeneDB-style sysID: LpmP.05.0910), giving the protein MSYASTAIKRLSNEYRHLQKPENRVREFYAAPLEANIFEWHFTLRGPGGDDNSLPYKDGIYHGALIFSRSYPLEPPDILFFTRSGRFAVHEKICSTISSYHKELWQPTYDIALTMTALHHFMAQEDEFGVGAFPKGMVAVDIKEAWAKETWSFKCSTCGATTRDVWETEMKMYPEISPEKAAQVPKLPPTATTKAASATANSENTKVQQAAPESTPSSSSTLLPSLATADATETTAQAEGTRSSPLMALSAPTPPPPDATATPPPDAFDALHGTGTSASRISPRRDPHATAPAAATVDANALQSTTPPVHDPSHILSPAAHQHEERDASAATKEAISEGDDALGYFTDVSPARVVRVPMMTASSPPPPPEPDHPYDTRLESLVHEDLQAEADATSPVTAGVANDAVAPPQLAQRVVLGVDAMEVSIPLRTLDRAIVASLLLVVLILLRRGLCWLLR
- a CDS encoding hypothetical protein (TriTrypDB/GeneDB-style sysID: LpmP.05.0920) — protein: MTRMEVAGSPSATPFSFPAHARVKTRMREQVPSRMADMAMEAWCDGVQRLTQEYFSSLGELAVAQLGLRAPGRQGQCNGSSTAEKRAMMGKLRSDHHDDSELDVQATDIEAAEMALLQQLWAHHQLQQKRQRTVKADDGAEKKDCSSGASQGRSSTAGAVAGPAFTAPDATSFTHPPSSSAAAPAAQDAAPDVACDTAGNAPLKTQQHPTSEPAARIPEELVGLFRTAQALRSAMSNRTRPPPRATPSNEAAEGDNPVDATADSLSRAPVVLSEEENAEAAALALLCFRYFYDPNSTTAPPVPPGASPASPTPCHGQPPRPSCMYEQLTGVTIGPQKRERHAAPLPRIALTSPERPPHACKSTDASSPTSLSSPAAWRKLIAKAGTLERAQQQQLLLQSDFSFGFPPHSASAEKASLGGKSGNTRGAAGHKKSVPLPLLNSHASPTPAGERLPSAAAPSPLPPPTTTAAAASTPHVGEQHLILPALAPGTTVARSSITTSTVPATATAASLQMHSNGTNKTARRGRSGHRRCASQLLPGSVVLPPNYSGAHGEKLTTAQLEQLVTSVSQDGAVAQADAKRQYDAADAAAAELYRLQQAVACVLLENIQLEKDISTLTVTSHACVAGDEDSDADEAGWDTNAPAGMRGWHRSDRVDSYGGCQSGTNKSGVRTRPVSYSSTSIFSPASTAHPFPGKRKRQLILPPPPMPLPHSKTALVPVSLLLGATGTKKAAPPISAAVAQPRPWREESARAESTKLSPKSSRQNKPRPAAPAIAAVAEGVTAAGGEQDPHTILQELRTAIASREAEKAQTLAEIDALSSRVTRHDTLLHAVAEYWRRNAAVMKRQHFAVQSQPKQSTSSENITRLGDGDDRCSSGNAVDATTPSYLCSASSGTHDAVTQTSSRAHSTPDHKHSHSIPITAATSPSGQMANLDESPSQLQRALAQMEPISPTPLSSSPSFDLHTTSSVAGSRSPPLLMEMLAQRQIIPPRRRVQESESAVNKSSAMSAALSGATGAAVEAENMPVRVEMGVHITPATEDECGGRSHRKVVAPPREDPAVAGAAAAPSSILTDTSTTATTFLESPDIASDTMGWPLSGSAAVAVGTPPALKQKCCKTGYGHSVSAVTVNLFSGSPHVSPGNLLASSPAFTHTHDGEAGKGDDSFPTTPLHPSRSTTAHNSRNYPISGTRREDEDVLDRGSWRIIPALQLENVDEIAEFIYSVFERP